A single window of Selenomonas sputigena DNA harbors:
- a CDS encoding NAD(P)H-hydrate dehydratase codes for MKIALADEMKKIDKRAIEEYGVPEILLMENAGREVAAAFEEYLGGVSGKRICVLAGSGNNGGDAFVAARHLMNHGAQISIFLVGSPAHLTKSAALNRDIIIKMGVVVHVLETERDWDKLQVTLRFVDGVVDGILGTGFKGNLRDAAARVVRMVNGHGKPVIAVDIPTGVEADTGNASPEAIRADLTVTFGLPKFGHMIGAGETATGKLLVDDIGIPKVLLEDDTIRQTYLDDVTVAPVLLPRPLDAHKGSCGRILVIAGSRGMTGAAALAASAVLRSGAGVAVLALPRSLQEMMAGKLTEVMTKPLPETDEGAIDIAALGEALALAEGFDAVLIGPGLGRAQETQKFVQDFCAAVKKPLILDADAIYAFCGKTDAFKGFAFVPILTPHLGEMAHLLGLAVSDLRTSLLDMTREAAREYHAVFVVKSECTIIVYPDGQVFLTSKGNSGMATAGAGDVLAGAIAGLMKQTAAGLAPLAGVYIHGLAGDLAAKEKGYGLIASDILENLPCALCTLV; via the coding sequence ATGAAGATCGCTTTGGCAGATGAGATGAAGAAGATCGATAAAAGAGCTATCGAGGAATACGGCGTACCGGAGATTCTGCTGATGGAGAATGCGGGACGCGAAGTCGCCGCTGCTTTTGAGGAATACCTAGGCGGCGTTTCGGGCAAGCGGATCTGTGTGCTCGCGGGAAGCGGCAACAATGGCGGCGATGCTTTCGTCGCTGCGCGGCATCTGATGAACCATGGTGCGCAGATCAGCATATTCCTCGTGGGCAGTCCTGCGCATCTGACGAAGAGTGCGGCGCTCAACCGTGACATCATCATCAAGATGGGCGTCGTCGTACATGTTCTCGAAACGGAGCGCGATTGGGACAAACTGCAAGTGACTTTGCGCTTCGTCGATGGAGTTGTCGACGGCATCCTGGGCACGGGATTCAAGGGCAATCTGCGCGACGCGGCCGCGCGTGTCGTGCGCATGGTCAATGGTCACGGCAAGCCGGTCATCGCCGTCGACATTCCGACGGGTGTCGAGGCAGATACGGGGAACGCTTCTCCCGAGGCGATTCGCGCGGATCTCACTGTGACCTTCGGGCTGCCGAAGTTCGGGCATATGATTGGCGCCGGCGAAACGGCGACGGGAAAACTGCTCGTCGATGACATCGGCATACCGAAAGTCTTGCTCGAAGACGATACGATCCGCCAGACCTACCTTGATGATGTGACGGTAGCGCCGGTCCTGCTGCCGCGTCCGCTCGATGCGCACAAGGGTTCTTGCGGACGCATCCTCGTCATTGCGGGTTCGCGCGGCATGACAGGCGCGGCGGCGCTTGCCGCTTCTGCCGTTCTCAGAAGCGGCGCGGGCGTTGCTGTGTTGGCTTTGCCGAGAAGTCTTCAGGAGATGATGGCGGGAAAATTGACCGAGGTCATGACGAAACCTCTTCCCGAGACGGACGAGGGTGCGATTGACATCGCGGCGCTCGGCGAGGCGCTGGCGCTGGCGGAAGGCTTCGATGCCGTGCTGATCGGTCCGGGACTTGGAAGGGCGCAGGAGACGCAGAAGTTCGTGCAGGATTTCTGCGCCGCCGTCAAGAAGCCTTTGATTCTGGATGCCGATGCCATTTACGCATTTTGCGGCAAGACGGACGCGTTCAAGGGTTTCGCATTCGTGCCGATCTTGACGCCGCATCTCGGCGAGATGGCACACCTTTTGGGACTCGCTGTCAGCGATCTGCGCACGTCGCTTCTTGACATGACTCGTGAAGCCGCACGCGAGTATCATGCCGTGTTCGTCGTCAAGAGCGAATGCACGATCATCGTCTATCCCGACGGACAGGTCTTCCTCACGTCGAAGGGCAATTCGGGTATGGCGACGGCAGGTGCGGGTGATGTGCTTGCAGGTGCGATTGCCGGGCTTATGAAGCAGACGGCGGCGGGGCTTGCGCCGCTCGCAGGTGTCTACATCCATGGTCTTGCCGGAGATCTGGCGGCGAAGGAGAAGGGCTATGGACTCATCGCCTCCGATATTTTGGAGAATCTACCGTGTGCACTGTGCACCTTGGTTTGA
- the acpS gene encoding holo-ACP synthase translates to MVLGVGTDIIEIERMKKAMGREAFLARVFTQEERAYCDGRGAGREASYAARWAGKEAVLKAFGTGLRRGTLLDVEIVPDALGAPEVHLFGFFATLAEERGVRRIHLSLSHAREYAVAQCILEGEKHEDRFGR, encoded by the coding sequence ATGGTTTTGGGAGTCGGCACGGACATCATCGAGATCGAGCGTATGAAAAAAGCGATGGGGAGAGAGGCATTCCTTGCACGCGTTTTCACGCAGGAGGAACGAGCTTACTGTGATGGACGCGGTGCGGGTCGTGAGGCGTCGTATGCAGCGCGCTGGGCTGGTAAGGAGGCCGTCTTGAAGGCGTTTGGTACGGGATTGCGCCGAGGAACGTTGCTGGATGTTGAGATCGTGCCCGATGCGCTCGGCGCACCCGAGGTACATCTTTTCGGGTTCTTTGCGACGCTCGCAGAGGAGAGGGGCGTGCGCCGCATACATCTTTCCTTGAGTCACGCCAGGGAATATGCCGTCGCACAATGTATTCTGGAGGGGGAGAAGCATGAAGATCGCTTTGGCAGATGA
- a CDS encoding flagellar motor protein MotB: MARKKRHAPHEEEAGEAWLLPYSDLMTLLLATFIALYAMSATDSAKMAQMAQAFTAAFNTGGPSFFSQMGPSESRHAERMATEDKGNSAYIQEAKALEEVQKELDNYIKQNGLQGELNTTMTDDGLMIRIKEKALFPSGSAELVGEAQKIGPVVAGLLAKIPERVVISGHTDNVPISTARYPSNWELSSQRALNFMKFLFASNASLNPARFSSIGYSEYRPIADNKTDEGRSQNRRVEVLIARTYQFNPDSSSTETLTAKPELPDISPNLSGGGMNPVITPMRPTAPGNVEQPQAPAPARQEQ; encoded by the coding sequence ATGGCAAGAAAGAAGCGGCATGCACCGCATGAAGAAGAAGCGGGCGAGGCTTGGCTTCTGCCTTACTCCGACCTCATGACGCTGCTCCTTGCCACGTTCATCGCCCTCTATGCCATGTCCGCTACGGACTCGGCCAAGATGGCGCAGATGGCGCAGGCGTTCACAGCGGCTTTCAATACGGGCGGGCCTTCGTTCTTCAGTCAGATGGGGCCGAGCGAAAGCCGCCATGCCGAACGCATGGCGACGGAAGACAAGGGTAACAGCGCCTACATTCAAGAAGCGAAGGCTTTGGAAGAGGTGCAGAAGGAACTTGATAATTACATCAAGCAGAACGGCCTGCAAGGTGAGCTGAACACGACGATGACCGATGACGGCTTGATGATCCGCATCAAGGAAAAGGCGCTTTTCCCCTCGGGCTCGGCGGAACTCGTAGGTGAGGCGCAGAAGATCGGCCCTGTCGTCGCAGGCCTTCTCGCGAAGATTCCCGAGCGCGTCGTCATCTCGGGGCATACGGATAATGTGCCGATTTCTACGGCGCGCTACCCGTCGAACTGGGAACTGAGTTCACAGCGCGCCCTGAATTTCATGAAATTCCTTTTTGCGAGCAATGCGTCGCTCAATCCGGCACGCTTCAGTTCCATCGGCTATAGCGAATATCGTCCGATCGCGGATAACAAGACGGACGAGGGCAGGTCACAGAACCGTCGCGTCGAGGTTCTGATTGCCAGGACGTACCAGTTCAATCCCGACAGTTCATCGACGGAAACACTGACGGCAAAACCTGAACTGCCCGACATTTCGCCCAACCTTTCGGGCGGCGGCATGAATCCCGTCATCACGCCGATGCGCCCGACGGCGCCCGGCAATGTGGAGCAGCCGCAGGCGCCTGCACCTGCGCGGCAGGAACAGTAG
- the motA gene encoding flagellar motor stator protein MotA, protein MEKSTLIGLLSGLIAIFGGMVLKGAPISSLNNPAAFMIIILGTFACLFTAFRMDEMKMLPKLIKMTFQAPPSHQKGELLQLFIELSQIARREGILALESRVEDISDPFFKTGLSMVIDGMDPDFVSDVLDAEISVMQERHSLGRLMLMQAGTYAPTLGVLGAVIGLIAALSNLSDVNVVGHAIAAAFVATILGIYTAYVLWLPWANKLKIMSDSEIGQKRMIVEGILSLQAGDSPTAIEAKLMVFIPQSERDLLKKEA, encoded by the coding sequence TTGGAAAAATCAACGCTAATCGGACTGTTGTCGGGACTCATCGCCATTTTCGGCGGTATGGTTCTGAAGGGCGCGCCAATCAGTTCATTGAACAATCCGGCGGCATTCATGATCATCATCCTCGGCACGTTTGCCTGTCTTTTCACGGCTTTCCGCATGGATGAGATGAAGATGCTGCCGAAGTTGATCAAGATGACTTTCCAGGCGCCGCCTTCGCATCAGAAGGGTGAGCTTCTGCAGCTTTTTATCGAGCTTTCGCAGATTGCGCGTCGTGAAGGTATCTTGGCATTGGAGAGCCGCGTCGAGGACATCTCCGATCCGTTCTTCAAAACGGGGCTTAGCATGGTCATCGACGGCATGGATCCGGACTTTGTCAGCGACGTTCTCGACGCTGAGATTTCTGTCATGCAGGAGCGTCACTCCCTGGGGCGTCTGATGCTCATGCAGGCCGGTACCTACGCGCCTACGCTCGGTGTTCTTGGTGCCGTTATCGGTCTGATCGCAGCTCTGAGCAACCTGTCGGATGTTAACGTCGTCGGTCACGCCATCGCGGCCGCGTTTGTCGCTACGATCCTCGGTATCTATACGGCGTACGTTCTCTGGCTTCCGTGGGCAAATAAACTCAAGATCATGTCAGATTCTGAGATAGGTCAGAAGCGAATGATCGTCGAGGGCATCCTGTCTCTGCAGGCAGGTGATTCACCGACGGCCATCGAGGCGAAGCTCATGGTCTTCATTCCGCAGTCGGAGCGCGATCTACTGAAGAAGGAGGCGTAA
- a CDS encoding LysR family transcriptional regulator: MELRQLEYFQMASRLKNITRAAERLRVSQPNITVAIKKLEAELGIQLFDRSQKQLSLTPEGAVFLTRIELALRNIQDAVLEVNDYKQLQKGTIKIGIPSMIGAYLFPKIFSSFQKKYSHLDVYLYEEGSMRIREQLERDELDFGIVILSNAAASLQTLPMAKSQIVACLPEQHPLAKKKAISLHDIEDVNLIMLKDGSFLRKLLLDTFKQESITPDIVLESNQIETIKGLIASGAGIAFLLDFIVEETPGIVTLPFDKPVFVDVGLAWKKDRYVSKAAQAFIDFCQNTLKKEK, encoded by the coding sequence ATGGAACTAAGACAACTCGAATACTTTCAAATGGCAAGCCGACTGAAAAACATCACGCGCGCCGCTGAAAGGCTTCGCGTATCACAGCCGAACATCACCGTCGCGATCAAGAAGCTTGAGGCGGAACTTGGCATCCAGCTCTTTGACCGCAGTCAGAAGCAGCTGTCTCTGACGCCCGAGGGCGCTGTATTTCTGACCCGCATTGAGCTTGCGCTGCGCAATATCCAGGACGCCGTGCTCGAAGTCAACGATTACAAACAGCTGCAGAAAGGCACGATCAAGATCGGCATCCCGTCGATGATCGGCGCCTACCTCTTCCCCAAGATTTTCTCCAGCTTCCAAAAGAAATACTCGCATCTCGACGTCTATCTCTACGAAGAAGGCTCGATGCGCATCCGCGAGCAGCTCGAGCGCGATGAGCTGGACTTTGGCATCGTCATCCTCTCCAATGCAGCGGCGAGCCTACAGACGCTTCCCATGGCGAAGAGCCAGATCGTCGCGTGCCTGCCCGAGCAGCACCCACTTGCCAAAAAAAAGGCCATCTCCCTGCACGACATCGAAGACGTGAACCTCATCATGCTCAAGGACGGTTCCTTCCTGCGAAAGCTCCTGCTCGACACCTTCAAGCAGGAAAGCATCACGCCCGACATCGTGCTCGAATCGAATCAGATCGAGACCATCAAGGGGCTGATCGCGAGCGGTGCAGGCATCGCCTTCCTGCTCGACTTCATCGTCGAGGAGACGCCCGGGATCGTGACGCTGCCCTTTGACAAGCCCGTCTTCGTCGACGTCGGGCTTGCCTGGAAGAAGGATCGTTACGTTTCCAAGGCCGCGCAGGCTTTCATCGACTTCTGCCAGAACACGCTGAAAAAAGAAAAATGA